DNA from Chryseobacterium wanjuense:
AGACCAATTGGTTGCCGCAACGTTATTCCCCATGCTGATCTTTTGCCAGACGTTACCATCAAAATAATAATAGCCGACAGCCGTTATATTAACTCTTTGAGCTAAAACATCCCCTCCGGAAATATCCGTGATGTAGATCATAGCTCCCGTCTGATCGGCTCCGTACAGCGTATCCCCTTTATCCGTAAGCTGTGAACGGGTAAGGCGGGGCGCCTGCAACCCTGTAATGTCGGTGGATAGTAAATTTCCTAACGTATCAGTTTTACCGGATACATCCAGAGAACTTTTAGGAGTTGTGGTATGAATACCCACTTGTGCGTAGACAGAAGAACTCAATGCTACCAATACCAATAAGAAAATAGGTCTTTTTTTCATTTTTAATTTTAATTATTCAGTTATTATTTAAGTATATGATTATTGCTATAGGGCGGTTTTTTAAAAGAGTAACAATGAGAAATATCGACGTTGATAAAATATTACCTTACCTGAAGATTTACTAAAAAGGCAGAGGAGGGAACTCTGCCTTCGGTTTGTGTTTTTAGAACCTGATCACCTTTTGTATATATAATTATAATCTACTGATATTCAATTTTCTTGTATAAAATAATGTATAATCTGAACCACATCCGTAGCATGGTGTTGCTGAAATACTTATCACATCTCCTTTCATTAGATTTAATTTTTGGCTTCCTGTACCACTACCTGCTATATAATTTACGGTATATCCGGGGGTAAAAATTGCAATCAGCTTTTGTTGTATTGCTCCGTTTTTTACTAATATTAATGCAGTATGTGTACTGTAAACTGTTGATGATGTAACTTCTGCATACACTTCTAAGTTGTACCATCCTGATTGAGGACACGTCCATGAGCTTGTGGCAGGATCAAAATCTCCTCCTCCATTGGTGCTGTATTCTACATTGGAGAATGTAAGCTGGGTTGCTGATCCCTGAGCAACATATTGTGTAGCATCTCCATTAATAGTATACATATAAGGTTGCTGGGATTGTGCAAGAGAC
Protein-coding regions in this window:
- a CDS encoding complement C1q domain-containing protein, coding for MKKKCILFIVFTILTCSVKAQTGNVGIGTANPGSKLTVNGSFAAAYTSVTANTYNAGENDFSIMWDGTANGTITLPASPTSPDRTGRLYFFKNASTAYNLTIEGNGSELIDKDLNTVIQPGESVLLTKTNINTATGITYRVLSLAQSQQPYMYTINGDATQYVAQGSATQLTFSNVEYSTNGGGDFDPATSSWTCPQSGWYNLEVYAEVTSSTVYSTHTALILVKNGAIQQKLIAIFTPGYTVNYIAGSGTGSQKLNLMKGDVISISATPCYGCGSDYTLFYTRKLNISRL